One window from the genome of Solea solea chromosome 2, fSolSol10.1, whole genome shotgun sequence encodes:
- the LOC131455272 gene encoding olfactory receptor 52E8-like has product MMDNVSVISMFTLTGFNGTANHRVTLFALTLLCYGVICLANMTVIVTICVHKSLHEPMYIFLCNLCINGLYGTTGFYPKLLSDLLSSTHVISYSGCLLQGFVVHSSVCADITLLALMAFDRYVALCQPLTYNSVMTKGRICVFLSIAWLVPIYLMLQGTIATSLARVCGSHIPRIYCINYFVNRLACTASLASVGVPAFNYTIYALYFFSIVWSYIHLIKECIISSENRSKFMQTCLPHLFCLTILFVSMSFDLMFIRFGNKSISHHVGNFMSIEFLVIPPIFNALIYGLKLTQIRKKITQFFIRKK; this is encoded by the coding sequence ATGATGGATAatgtttcagtcatttctatgtTTACTCTGACGGGGTTTAACGGCACAGCAAACCACAGAGTCACTCTCTTTGCTCTCACCCTGCTGTGCTATGGTGTGATTTGCCTGGCAAACATGACCGTTATTGTGACAATCTGTGTGCACAAATCTCTTCACGAGCCCATGTACATCTTCCTATGTAACCTGTGCATCAATGGACTCTATGGGACAACAGGTTTTTATCCAAAATTACTCAGTGATCTTTTGTCTTCCACTCATGTCATCTCTTACAGTGGATGTCTCCTGCAGGGCTTTGTGGTGCACTCTTCGGTTTGTGCAGATATAACTCTTCTAGCATTAATGGCCTTTGACAGatatgtggctctgtgtcagcctctgACATACAACTCTGTGATGACGAAGGGAAGAATATGTGTCTTTCTGTCCATCGCTTGGCTTGTACCCATTTATCTGATGTTGCAAGGGACAATAGCAACATCATTAGCACGAGTGTGTGGCTCACATATACCAAGAATCTACTGTATTAATTATTTTGTCAATAGACTCGCTTGTACTGCCTCATTAGCCAGTGTTGGTGTTCCGGCGTTTAACTACACCATTTATGCGCTGTATTTCTTTTCTATTGTGTGGTCTTACATCCACCTGATCAAAGAATGCATCATTTCCAGTGAGAACAGAAGCAAGTTTATGCAAACATGTCTGCCACATCTGTTCTGTCTCACTATCTTATTTGTAAGTATGTCTTTTGACTTGATGTTCATACGATTTGGCAACAAGAGTATATCACACCACGTCGGGAATTTTATGTCCATTGAATTTCTTGTCATTCCTCCCATCTTCAACGCCCTGATATACGGTTTGAAGTTgacacaaataagaaaaaagatcaCGCAATTTTTCATCAGAAAGAAGTAA
- the LOC131455251 gene encoding putative gustatory receptor clone PTE01: MDNVSFVRVLTLSGFNETSNYRMTLFSFTLLYYCLILFCNICLITIIILDENLHEPMYVLLCSLFINELYGTTGFYPKFLLDLLSSSAEISYEGCLLQAFIMYSFACCDFSVLSVMAYDRYLAICRPLHYHSLMCKRRLAQLVCFSWLTPLCIFSISIILTSTVKLCGSRIQKIFCVNWLIYKLACSDSNTVWNNIVSYVTIIIYVLHGVFIAWTYMHLVKKSVRSKDDRVKIMQTCVPHLISLSTALVIILFDLMYSRFGSTDLPQGLQNLIATEFLIIPPLMNPLIYGFKLTKIRNRILYIVNSGRK, translated from the coding sequence ATGGATAATGTTTCGTTTGTGAGAGTTTTAACTCTGTCAGGCTTCAACGAGACGTCTAACTACAGAATGactctgttttctttcactttacTCTATTACTGTTTGATTCTGTTCTGCAACATCTgcctcatcaccatcattatactGGATGAAAACCTGCATGAACCTATGTATGTGTTATTGTGCAGCCTTTTCATTAATGAACTTTATGGGACCACAGGTTTCTACCCCAAGTTTCTTTTAGATCTACTCTCGTCTTCTGCAGAAATCTCATATGAAGGCTGTCTTTTGCAGGCGTTCATCATGTACTCGTTTGCTTGCTGTGACTTCTCTGTTCTGTCAGTTATGGCTTACGACAGGTATCTGGCCATATGTCGACCACTGCACTATCACTCTCTGATGTGTAAGAGGAGGCTCGCTCAGCTGGTTTGTTTCTCCTGGTTAACGCCGCTCTGTATTTTCTCCATCAGTATTATACTGACATCTACAGTCAAGTTATGTGGTTCGAGAATTCAGAAAATCTTTTGTGTGAACTGGCTCATTTACAAACTCGCTTGCAGTGACTCTAACACTGTTTGGAACAATATTGTCTCGTATGTAACCATTATAATCTATGTGCTGCATGGTGTTTTCATAGCGTGGACCTACATGCATCTGGTCAAAAAGAGTGTGAGGTCTAAAGATGACAGGGTGAAGATCATGCAGACATGTGTGCCCCATTTAATTTCCTTATCAACGGCCCTTGTGATCATcctgtttgatttgatgtactCACGGTTTGGCTCCACAGATTTGCCACAGGGCCTTCAAAACTTAATCGCTACAGAATTTCTCATTATTCCTCCGCTCATGAATCCTCTCATATATGGATTCAAACTCACCAAAATACGGAACAGAATTTTGTACATAGTTAATTCTGGAAGAAAGTGA